The following coding sequences are from one Candidatus Nitrohelix vancouverensis window:
- a CDS encoding NAD(P)H-dependent oxidoreductase subunit E: MAETEDAVATEEEENEEKEIDLAPVQKILDALPEKNRNHLIPVLQRIQDVYRYLPPTAMAMLIDELGVTRAQLYGVISFYPKFLIEEPGKYIIKLCYGTACFVKGADLIASKLNDCYHMKPGQTDPTKLFTLQTASCLGNCGAAPMAIVGDDTHGTIDPEKTLALFGEYKL; this comes from the coding sequence ATGGCCGAGACGGAAGACGCAGTTGCTACCGAAGAAGAAGAAAACGAGGAAAAGGAAATTGACCTGGCCCCCGTCCAAAAAATTCTCGACGCATTGCCAGAGAAGAACCGAAACCATTTAATTCCGGTTTTACAAAGAATTCAAGACGTCTATCGCTACTTGCCGCCAACGGCAATGGCAATGTTGATTGATGAACTGGGCGTCACGCGAGCGCAACTCTATGGGGTCATTTCTTTTTACCCCAAATTTTTGATAGAAGAGCCGGGTAAATACATCATCAAGCTTTGTTATGGCACCGCCTGCTTTGTTAAAGGCGCCGATCTCATCGCCAGCAAACTCAATGACTGCTACCATATGAAACCCGGTCAGACTGATCCAACCAAGTTGTTCACGCTTCAAACCGCATCGTGTCTGGGTAACTGCGGCGCGGCTCCAATGGCGATCGTAGGGGATGACACGCACGGAACCATAGATCCAGAAAAGACCTTGGCCCTGTTCGGCGAATACAAACTATAA
- a CDS encoding cupin domain-containing protein, with translation MKVLNVKDSAAFSAEKLKKVSLFDTDHFFCDLYCLQPGQTQKVHTHEGSDKIYYVLEGKANITVGSEVQELGAGQITMAPSGEDHGVVNHSDANAVMLVFMAPKP, from the coding sequence ATGAAAGTTTTAAACGTTAAAGATTCCGCCGCTTTCAGCGCTGAGAAATTAAAAAAAGTCAGCCTGTTTGATACGGATCATTTTTTCTGCGATTTGTACTGCCTGCAACCGGGGCAAACGCAAAAAGTTCACACGCACGAAGGTTCGGATAAAATTTATTACGTACTGGAAGGCAAAGCAAATATCACCGTCGGTTCCGAAGTTCAGGAACTGGGCGCCGGGCAGATCACTATGGCGCCTTCCGGTGAGGATCACGGCGTGGTCAATCATAGCGATGCAAACGCCGTCATGCTTGTCTTCATGGCTCCTAAACCCTGA
- a CDS encoding tetratricopeptide repeat protein, with the protein MARRSLSFVLLAILLTLVATPPSFAFVEKIDDYKKAIEADPRDYAPHFGLGRAYQTMGLYEAAITEFKKALELEPLYTAAWVGIGGSYGELFKFQESADAYLEAVRLDPNYPEGQYGRGWALSKLKRFEESLEPLRTAISLQPKLSAAYFALGESLAALGQHASAIEEFKTALKLIPLFPEAQYAMGLSLEELGEYDKAIVAFMDTIDLNPNFFEAFTEIGRTYIRAGQNEKAIEPLKNSLRINPQYAITYDYLGLAYNNLGRNEKAMEAYQRLSEENFSDPVAHFKLARQHVLLNNVLLALQSFNEAIRLDPEYSEAYFHRARLYDQVGEFEEALSNYKKVAEIEPQNLASYFNRGVILEELERYSEAAENYQETIKLDPEHVEAHARLGSTLFQLKDYEGASRQFERSIQLDPNHAETYFRLGTARQLLGAHEKSIPLLKMAVKLNPDYAEAYFSLGQTYIALGRQQEAIAPLKRSIELAPVNAEARYNLGLAYAKTRQYALAIPFLEGSTQLDPDLKEAYYYLGLSRLKLNANEAAATALENATAIDPSYSEAHEDLGRVYWRLKRYPEALASLRTATELNPHSLAAHIDLGSLQTLVGEHLDASKSFGKALEIDPQNERARFNLAMVYEILGRLPEAISHYQQVTAKHPENWRAHYNLGWALIERKRLAEAIPAFEKSLRANPGNADAHFSLGWAFGELNKNKEAVEQLRATLQLNPEHIQARQQLEKRQVQLTQKQKSESDTIVIQVAPGDIVIP; encoded by the coding sequence ATGGCGCGACGTTCGCTTTCATTTGTTCTTCTGGCAATATTGCTGACTCTGGTCGCAACGCCCCCTTCTTTCGCTTTTGTCGAAAAGATCGACGACTACAAAAAAGCGATTGAAGCGGACCCAAGAGACTACGCTCCGCATTTCGGTCTGGGCCGGGCTTATCAAACCATGGGTTTGTACGAAGCGGCGATCACTGAATTCAAAAAAGCGCTGGAACTGGAACCCTTGTACACCGCCGCCTGGGTCGGTATTGGCGGCAGTTACGGAGAGTTGTTCAAATTTCAGGAATCCGCCGACGCCTATCTGGAAGCTGTCCGCCTCGACCCCAATTACCCCGAAGGGCAATACGGGCGCGGTTGGGCGTTGTCCAAACTGAAGCGTTTTGAAGAATCCCTCGAACCCTTGCGCACAGCCATCTCACTGCAACCCAAGCTGAGCGCCGCCTATTTCGCACTGGGTGAAAGCCTGGCCGCTCTGGGCCAGCACGCTTCAGCCATCGAAGAATTCAAAACCGCTCTGAAACTCATTCCTCTTTTTCCCGAAGCGCAGTATGCAATGGGCCTGAGCCTTGAGGAACTCGGAGAGTATGACAAGGCGATCGTAGCGTTCATGGACACGATCGACCTCAATCCCAATTTTTTTGAAGCGTTCACGGAAATCGGCAGAACCTACATCCGCGCAGGACAAAATGAGAAGGCCATTGAACCGTTAAAAAATTCGCTCCGTATCAACCCGCAATACGCAATCACTTACGACTATCTCGGTCTCGCCTACAACAATCTGGGGCGCAACGAGAAAGCGATGGAAGCGTATCAAAGATTGTCGGAAGAAAATTTCTCCGATCCCGTCGCGCATTTCAAACTGGCTCGACAGCATGTCCTCTTGAACAACGTCCTGCTGGCTCTGCAAAGTTTTAACGAAGCCATTCGCCTGGACCCGGAATACAGCGAAGCCTATTTCCATCGCGCCCGCCTCTACGATCAAGTCGGTGAATTTGAAGAGGCCTTATCGAATTACAAAAAGGTCGCAGAGATCGAACCGCAAAATCTCGCCAGTTATTTTAACAGGGGAGTCATTCTCGAAGAACTGGAGCGCTATTCTGAAGCCGCAGAAAATTATCAGGAAACGATAAAACTCGATCCTGAGCATGTAGAAGCTCACGCGCGCCTGGGATCAACGCTCTTCCAACTGAAAGATTATGAAGGCGCGTCCCGGCAGTTTGAACGAAGCATTCAGTTGGACCCAAACCACGCAGAAACCTATTTCCGCCTGGGAACAGCCCGGCAATTGCTCGGAGCGCATGAAAAATCCATTCCCCTGCTTAAAATGGCGGTCAAATTAAACCCTGACTATGCTGAAGCGTATTTTTCACTCGGTCAAACCTATATCGCCCTGGGGCGACAGCAAGAAGCGATCGCTCCATTGAAGCGTTCTATTGAACTCGCCCCGGTCAATGCAGAAGCCCGCTACAATCTGGGACTGGCCTATGCGAAAACCCGGCAATACGCTCTCGCCATTCCGTTTCTGGAAGGCTCGACGCAGTTGGATCCAGATTTAAAAGAGGCCTATTATTATCTCGGATTGAGCCGCCTCAAGCTGAACGCCAACGAGGCGGCGGCGACGGCTTTGGAAAATGCGACGGCGATCGACCCGTCCTATTCCGAAGCGCACGAAGATCTGGGCCGCGTTTACTGGAGGCTGAAACGTTACCCCGAGGCGCTCGCCTCTCTTAGGACAGCGACCGAATTGAATCCGCATTCCCTCGCCGCCCATATCGATTTGGGAAGTTTACAGACCCTGGTCGGCGAGCATCTGGATGCTTCAAAATCTTTCGGCAAGGCGCTTGAAATCGACCCTCAAAACGAAAGGGCGCGTTTCAACCTCGCTATGGTTTATGAAATACTCGGACGTTTGCCGGAAGCCATCAGCCATTATCAACAAGTCACAGCGAAGCATCCCGAAAACTGGAGGGCGCATTACAATCTGGGCTGGGCCTTGATTGAAAGAAAACGTCTGGCGGAAGCCATTCCCGCATTCGAAAAAAGCCTGCGCGCCAACCCGGGAAATGCAGACGCCCACTTCAGCCTGGGCTGGGCCTTCGGGGAATTGAATAAAAACAAGGAAGCGGTGGAGCAATTAAGAGCGACCCTGCAATTGAACCCTGAACATATTCAGGCCCGGCAACAATTGGAAAAACGCCAGGTTCAGTTGACCCAAAAGCAGAAAAGCGAATCGGATACCATCGTGATACAAGTCGCTCCAGGCGATATCGTCATCCCCTGA
- a CDS encoding HDOD domain-containing protein produces MALDPKSLVNDSTKIGTLPQVFYEINEAIEDPEASFSRIATIISADGALSARLLKIVNSSFYAFTSKVETITHAITIVGLAQLRELVLATTVISQFKGVSKDVVDMQAFWGHSIACGLAARIIAIYKREHNAERFYVMGILHDIGRLVFLLNVPDEMKKAFAIYEKGGLLHEAEKEIFGFDHTETGHALVQKWQLHETMAEAVLSHHNPSVEGDESTSAGILHLADIVSHALQLGGSGERFVPPLDEKVWKELGLPVTLLSSIITQVDRQYEEAVQMFQS; encoded by the coding sequence ATGGCTCTTGACCCCAAATCACTCGTCAACGATTCGACAAAAATTGGAACTCTGCCCCAGGTTTTCTATGAGATCAACGAAGCCATCGAAGACCCGGAAGCGTCATTTTCGCGGATAGCGACCATTATCAGCGCGGACGGGGCTTTGTCGGCGCGTCTCCTTAAAATCGTCAACAGTTCTTTTTACGCGTTCACTTCCAAAGTGGAAACGATCACGCACGCCATCACTATTGTGGGTCTTGCGCAACTGCGAGAGCTGGTGCTGGCGACTACAGTCATCAGTCAATTCAAGGGAGTGTCCAAGGACGTGGTGGATATGCAGGCGTTCTGGGGGCACAGCATTGCCTGTGGCCTGGCGGCGCGCATCATAGCGATTTACAAGAGAGAGCATAACGCGGAACGGTTTTATGTCATGGGTATCCTGCATGATATTGGCCGTCTGGTTTTTTTGCTGAACGTTCCCGATGAAATGAAAAAAGCGTTTGCTATTTATGAGAAGGGCGGTTTGTTGCACGAAGCCGAAAAAGAAATTTTTGGTTTTGACCATACGGAGACGGGCCATGCGCTTGTGCAGAAATGGCAGTTGCATGAGACGATGGCGGAGGCGGTGCTGTCTCATCACAATCCTTCTGTTGAAGGCGATGAGTCTACATCTGCGGGAATTTTGCATTTGGCCGATATCGTTTCGCATGCCTTGCAACTTGGCGGTAGCGGAGAACGCTTTGTGCCGCCGTTGGATGAAAAGGTATGGAAAGAACTCGGTTTGCCGGTAACGTTGTTGTCTTCGATCATCACCCAGGTGGACCGCCAGTATGAGGAGGCGGTTCAAATGTTCCAGTCTTGA
- a CDS encoding DnaJ domain-containing protein has translation MRYRPKEFKDYYQLLKIEETSSEAEIKKSYRKLALEFHPDQNKGDPSCEEKFKEITEAYGVLSDPAKRSEYDRFRRDYLAGRGTGDSGFNYSQEEIFENMFKNGFSRDMFEELNREFQKQGYRSGQNFFGPILFGNALGGLGRILGMIPGPIGKIGHALRLAQMIGTSILTYQNMRKSRAPQDGNPSEEAPAAKVFDKLKKNFLNKDAGSLNINFAIEIAPDEALNGAQKKISFKNDGALESVLVKIPPKFTPGGKLRLRGKGKSEQGQRGDLILTVNVSPA, from the coding sequence ATGAGATACCGTCCTAAAGAGTTCAAGGATTATTATCAGCTTCTGAAGATAGAAGAAACTTCCAGCGAAGCTGAAATCAAAAAATCCTATCGCAAGTTGGCTCTGGAGTTCCACCCGGACCAAAACAAGGGCGATCCCTCCTGCGAAGAAAAATTCAAGGAGATCACCGAGGCCTATGGCGTTTTGAGCGATCCCGCAAAACGAAGCGAGTACGATCGTTTTCGAAGAGATTATCTGGCGGGTCGCGGGACGGGTGATTCCGGGTTCAATTATTCACAGGAAGAAATATTTGAGAATATGTTCAAGAACGGATTCAGTCGCGACATGTTTGAAGAACTGAACCGGGAATTTCAAAAACAGGGTTATCGCTCTGGTCAAAACTTCTTTGGCCCCATTCTCTTTGGCAACGCGCTGGGGGGACTTGGCAGGATACTGGGAATGATACCCGGACCGATTGGGAAAATCGGCCATGCCCTGCGCCTGGCGCAAATGATCGGGACTTCGATTCTGACTTATCAAAACATGCGGAAATCAAGAGCGCCTCAGGATGGGAACCCCTCAGAGGAAGCCCCTGCGGCAAAAGTATTCGACAAACTCAAAAAAAACTTTTTAAACAAGGATGCGGGATCGCTGAACATCAACTTCGCGATCGAGATCGCGCCGGATGAAGCGCTCAACGGCGCCCAGAAAAAAATATCTTTCAAAAATGACGGCGCGCTCGAATCGGTCCTCGTGAAAATTCCTCCGAAATTCACCCCCGGCGGCAAACTACGACTCCGCGGCAAGGGTAAATCGGAACAGGGCCAACGCGGCGATTTGATTTTAACGGTGAATGTCAGCCCCGCCTGA
- a CDS encoding radical SAM protein produces the protein MIYLVFPSSWHPSQPYLSLPSLKAFLHQNNIHDVKQRDLAIELLSDLCTWEKTKPLYERIIKELNELAAKPRRTQLEEEKYAKLVEAEEIIPALKDQIDSAVGSLRNEDFYDLERYMESLKIIDVWLDNILAPYFPSSLTVIGSQMRYSPYSSAEILECIKNPAENFFYDLYEKWYLPSLLEEDIDILGISITSVEQIVSGLTLAYLMKEHRKDIHITVGGSVFTKLVDRMEKDGSPLFEFVDSFIVHEGETPLLRLVEDVRAGKGLSEVPNLVYKDNGVVKVNRPFAKENLNALPTPDFDGMPFDLYLSPVRVLPVMGSRGCYWERCAFCSIPFDHMDFHVRYAENVVNDVEKLQAKYNADYFFFTDEALPINFLRTFAAKLVEREVSVQWTGELKFEKSLLTDNRLELLYRSGCRKLIFGLESYNQRVLDSMKKGVQLEVVDQTVEECLRLGIAMHFYLICGFPTETREEAYDSVNFVLNNHRLLDSPGFSCIISQFDLEKGTPIEKNPAEWGLSNLYTPPEHDLSLGYSYEGTKGMTAREADRLYNELSEKLNREVMTFPDNYSLSDGLLYLGHHQRDTIRERLAAISGA, from the coding sequence ATGATCTATCTTGTCTTTCCATCATCATGGCATCCGTCCCAGCCTTATCTCAGCCTGCCCAGTTTGAAGGCGTTTCTGCATCAGAATAATATTCACGATGTGAAGCAAAGAGATCTGGCGATCGAATTATTGAGCGATCTCTGTACTTGGGAAAAAACCAAGCCGCTGTACGAACGCATCATCAAAGAGCTGAACGAACTCGCGGCCAAGCCGCGACGCACCCAGCTGGAAGAAGAAAAATACGCCAAACTGGTCGAGGCGGAGGAAATCATCCCCGCGCTGAAAGATCAGATCGATAGCGCTGTCGGCTCCTTGCGCAACGAAGATTTTTATGATCTTGAGCGTTATATGGAGAGCCTTAAGATCATCGACGTCTGGCTGGATAATATTCTCGCGCCTTATTTCCCGTCATCGCTGACGGTGATCGGCAGTCAGATGCGCTACTCTCCTTATTCGTCGGCGGAAATCCTGGAATGTATCAAGAATCCGGCTGAGAATTTTTTCTACGATCTTTATGAGAAATGGTACCTGCCTTCCCTGCTGGAAGAGGATATTGATATTCTTGGAATTTCCATCACATCTGTTGAGCAGATCGTCTCTGGACTGACGCTGGCATATTTGATGAAGGAACACCGCAAGGACATTCATATCACGGTGGGCGGAAGCGTTTTTACCAAGCTGGTGGATCGCATGGAAAAAGACGGCTCGCCGCTATTCGAATTTGTGGACAGCTTCATTGTGCATGAAGGCGAAACGCCTTTACTGCGTCTGGTGGAAGATGTGCGGGCGGGGAAGGGGCTTTCTGAAGTTCCCAACCTGGTTTACAAGGACAATGGCGTGGTGAAGGTGAACCGACCTTTCGCCAAAGAAAATCTCAACGCCCTGCCGACGCCGGATTTCGACGGCATGCCCTTTGATCTGTATCTCTCGCCGGTGCGCGTTTTGCCGGTCATGGGCTCTCGCGGCTGTTACTGGGAGCGTTGCGCTTTCTGCTCGATTCCCTTCGACCATATGGACTTCCATGTGCGATACGCAGAGAACGTCGTCAACGATGTGGAGAAACTGCAAGCGAAGTACAACGCCGATTATTTCTTCTTCACCGACGAGGCCTTGCCGATCAACTTTCTGAGAACCTTCGCCGCCAAACTGGTGGAGCGCGAAGTGAGCGTGCAATGGACCGGGGAATTGAAATTTGAAAAAAGTCTCTTGACCGACAACCGTCTGGAGCTGTTGTACCGCTCCGGTTGCCGCAAATTGATTTTTGGTCTGGAGTCTTACAATCAGCGCGTTCTCGACTCGATGAAAAAAGGAGTGCAATTGGAAGTGGTCGATCAGACGGTGGAAGAATGTCTGCGGCTCGGCATCGCCATGCATTTTTACCTGATTTGCGGGTTCCCGACGGAAACGCGCGAAGAAGCTTACGATTCGGTCAATTTTGTATTGAACAACCATCGGCTTCTGGATTCACCGGGTTTTTCATGCATCATCTCGCAATTCGATCTGGAGAAGGGCACGCCGATCGAGAAGAATCCTGCGGAATGGGGCTTGAGCAACTTGTACACGCCGCCGGAGCATGATCTCAGTCTGGGCTATTCCTACGAGGGCACGAAGGGGATGACGGCGCGCGAAGCGGATCGCTTGTATAATGAACTGTCTGAAAAGTTGAATCGCGAGGTCATGACTTTTCCGGACAACTACTCCTTATCCGACGGCTTGCTCTATCTGGGCCATCATCAGCGCGACACGATTCGTGAACGACTGGCGGCGATTTCAGGAGCCTGA
- a CDS encoding response regulator — protein MSAKDPSDKMQIRVDYLEKQARRNLYGLDLLASIGELQLNASMARDPERIITISMDHLQRWMGLKSMAFFMVDEDSSDFILKYVEPSESKLDIESEVNVQIDNGTFAWALNQNRPVTISTKDGDNTLILHVLASQSRVRGMFAGLSQENKRELEGTALYILSVIMQSTAHSLESAALYQLVYEQNQNLEETVRIRTQDLEQQTIVLKEEIVNRRLAEESLIIAKDQAEAAARAKSEFLANMSHEIRTPLNAILGFGEILQYECKKLERDDLLEDLKSIESAGRHLLSLINDILDISRIQADKMSLHLEEFNLKPLVEETVSTIRFQANKNANELIVEFVEPVDELMYSDSVRVKQILLNLVSNACKFTSEGWVRIKVWQEKLGDEEFVNFEVSDSGIGIDPEKIDSLFLEFVQADSSTTRKYGGTGLGLPITKRLSELLGGKIRAVSELGKGAKFTATLPLRATSPTITPGASSKKSEDDIAEISENIEIWDDTLDDGSDARERVVAFEEDDVTRGLLKRLVEREGFKVEAAANAEAGLDMIRRHKPLAVALALQGHKLDGWDVLRRLKEDSTMATIPVLALSEEDNIDRATEMGVAAYFRKPVDWEQYISLLNHYRALEKNATILVVEDDEPNRETLQRILSQSGWKVLQAVDGPSALEMIEAEKPALVLLDLMLPEMNGFEVLENIRSCKGCESIPTLILTAKDLTEKERLFLRGKTSGVLKKGHYTKNELLSEIGKLLRAYPG, from the coding sequence ATGAGCGCTAAAGACCCATCAGACAAGATGCAGATTCGCGTCGACTATCTGGAAAAGCAGGCCCGGCGTAATTTATACGGGCTGGACCTGCTGGCTTCGATCGGCGAATTGCAACTCAACGCCAGTATGGCGAGAGATCCGGAGCGGATTATCACCATCAGCATGGATCACCTCCAGCGCTGGATGGGTTTGAAGTCCATGGCGTTTTTTATGGTGGATGAGGACAGCTCTGACTTCATTCTCAAATACGTTGAACCCTCGGAATCGAAGTTGGACATCGAGAGCGAAGTGAACGTTCAGATTGACAATGGAACGTTCGCCTGGGCCTTGAATCAAAATCGCCCCGTCACCATATCAACGAAGGATGGGGACAACACGCTCATTCTGCATGTCCTGGCTTCGCAGTCGCGCGTGCGCGGTATGTTTGCCGGGCTGTCGCAGGAAAATAAGCGAGAACTGGAGGGAACGGCGCTTTACATCCTTTCCGTCATCATGCAAAGCACGGCCCATTCTCTGGAAAGCGCGGCATTGTATCAACTGGTTTATGAGCAGAACCAGAATCTTGAAGAGACTGTTCGCATTCGGACTCAGGACCTGGAACAACAGACAATCGTTTTGAAAGAGGAAATCGTCAACCGTCGCCTGGCTGAAGAGTCCTTGATCATTGCTAAAGATCAGGCCGAAGCGGCGGCTCGCGCCAAAAGTGAATTCCTCGCTAATATGAGCCATGAGATTCGAACGCCGCTGAACGCCATTCTTGGTTTCGGAGAAATTCTTCAATACGAATGCAAAAAGCTGGAACGCGACGATCTTCTCGAAGATTTGAAATCCATCGAATCGGCGGGGCGGCATTTACTCAGCCTCATCAATGACATTCTGGATATCTCCAGAATTCAGGCGGATAAAATGTCTTTGCACCTTGAGGAATTTAACCTGAAACCTTTGGTGGAGGAGACAGTTTCAACCATCCGTTTCCAGGCCAACAAGAACGCCAATGAGTTGATTGTGGAGTTCGTTGAACCTGTCGATGAACTCATGTATTCGGATTCCGTTCGGGTCAAACAAATCCTTCTCAATCTGGTGAGCAACGCCTGTAAATTCACCTCCGAGGGCTGGGTGAGAATCAAAGTCTGGCAGGAAAAACTTGGCGACGAGGAATTCGTTAATTTTGAAGTTTCAGATTCGGGCATTGGAATCGACCCGGAAAAAATAGACTCGTTGTTTTTGGAATTTGTGCAGGCAGATTCTTCGACCACGCGCAAGTATGGCGGCACCGGACTCGGATTGCCGATCACAAAACGCTTGAGCGAATTGCTTGGCGGAAAGATTCGGGCTGTGAGCGAGTTGGGGAAGGGGGCCAAATTTACGGCGACCTTACCGCTACGCGCCACCAGCCCGACGATCACACCTGGCGCTTCCTCGAAAAAGTCAGAAGATGACATCGCTGAGATTTCCGAGAATATCGAAATTTGGGACGATACCTTGGACGATGGTTCGGATGCGCGTGAACGGGTGGTCGCATTTGAGGAAGATGATGTGACGCGGGGTTTGCTAAAACGCCTGGTGGAACGGGAGGGATTCAAGGTCGAAGCGGCGGCCAATGCGGAAGCAGGGCTTGATATGATTCGTCGCCACAAACCTTTGGCTGTGGCCCTGGCCTTGCAAGGGCACAAATTGGATGGCTGGGATGTTTTGCGAAGGCTGAAGGAAGACTCGACGATGGCAACGATTCCCGTACTGGCCTTGTCTGAAGAAGATAATATTGACCGCGCAACCGAGATGGGCGTCGCGGCTTATTTTCGCAAGCCTGTCGATTGGGAGCAGTACATATCGTTGCTAAATCATTACCGGGCGCTTGAAAAGAACGCAACGATTCTGGTGGTCGAAGACGATGAACCCAACCGGGAAACGCTACAGCGTATTCTTTCGCAATCGGGCTGGAAGGTTCTGCAGGCCGTCGACGGACCGTCTGCTCTGGAGATGATTGAAGCGGAAAAACCTGCTCTGGTCCTGCTCGATCTCATGTTGCCGGAAATGAACGGTTTTGAAGTCCTCGAAAATATTCGTTCCTGCAAGGGCTGTGAATCCATTCCAACCCTGATATTGACGGCGAAGGATTTGACGGAAAAGGAAAGGTTGTTTCTGCGTGGAAAGACCAGCGGGGTCCTAAAGAAAGGTCATTACACCAAGAACGAGTTGTTGAGCGAGATTGGAAAATTGTTGCGCGCCTATCCCGGTTGA
- a CDS encoding ammonium transporter, protein MEKQITSLGNSGDVLFMMLGAVMVFAMHGGFAFLEVGTVRKKNQVNALVKILVDFAVSTLVYFLIGFSIAYGIHFFVSAEQLASANQGYELVHFFFLLTFAAAIPAIISGGIAERAKFWPQVFAAALFVAFVYPLFEGMVWGQITFLGQEGSWLAGLSGGLPFHDYAGSVVVHSIGGWIALTAVVILGPRKGRWDSQGRSRPIPISNIPFLALGSWMLCVGWFGFNVMSAASLTGISGLVAINSLMAMVGGILVALVLSNNDPGFIHNGALAGLVAICAGSDQVHPLGALMIGGIAAFIFVKGFTWEQEKLKIDDVLGVWPLHGISGTWGGIACGIFGQEALGGLGGVSFVAQLVGSLTAVVIAVGFGFAVYKVLDLMFGLRLSEEEEMTGSDLAIHKLQATPEETLSRYQ, encoded by the coding sequence ATGGAAAAACAAATTACCAGCCTTGGCAATAGCGGCGATGTGTTGTTCATGATGTTGGGAGCGGTCATGGTATTTGCCATGCATGGAGGCTTTGCCTTCCTTGAAGTCGGCACCGTGCGAAAAAAAAACCAGGTCAACGCGCTGGTTAAAATCCTGGTCGATTTCGCCGTATCCACGCTGGTGTATTTCCTGATCGGTTTTTCCATCGCCTACGGCATTCACTTTTTTGTATCAGCGGAGCAATTGGCATCCGCCAACCAGGGCTATGAACTGGTTCATTTCTTTTTCCTTCTAACCTTTGCCGCCGCCATTCCCGCTATCATTTCCGGCGGCATTGCCGAACGCGCAAAATTCTGGCCGCAGGTCTTTGCCGCCGCATTATTTGTCGCTTTTGTCTATCCGCTATTTGAAGGCATGGTCTGGGGCCAAATCACCTTTCTGGGCCAAGAAGGCTCCTGGCTCGCCGGCCTCAGCGGCGGCCTGCCATTTCATGATTACGCCGGGTCGGTCGTCGTTCATTCCATCGGGGGCTGGATTGCGTTGACTGCAGTCGTCATCCTCGGGCCGCGCAAGGGCCGTTGGGACTCGCAAGGCAGAAGCAGACCCATTCCCATCAGCAATATTCCTTTTCTCGCCCTCGGCAGTTGGATGCTCTGCGTTGGCTGGTTTGGATTCAACGTCATGTCCGCCGCCAGCCTGACCGGAATATCCGGTCTGGTCGCCATCAACTCCCTCATGGCCATGGTCGGAGGAATTCTCGTCGCCTTGGTTCTTTCCAACAATGACCCGGGTTTCATCCATAACGGCGCTCTCGCAGGACTGGTCGCCATCTGCGCCGGTTCGGATCAGGTTCACCCCCTTGGCGCGCTGATGATTGGCGGAATCGCCGCCTTCATTTTCGTCAAAGGTTTCACCTGGGAGCAAGAAAAATTGAAAATCGACGATGTCCTTGGGGTCTGGCCGCTACACGGTATTTCCGGCACCTGGGGGGGCATTGCCTGCGGTATTTTTGGACAGGAAGCCCTTGGCGGGCTGGGAGGCGTCAGTTTCGTCGCTCAACTCGTCGGTTCCCTGACGGCGGTGGTGATCGCCGTCGGCTTTGGATTTGCCGTTTACAAGGTTCTGGACCTAATGTTTGGACTGAGACTTTCCGAAGAGGAAGAGATGACAGGGTCTGATCTTGCGATTCACAAATTGCAAGCCACTCCGGAGGAGACGCTGTCACGATACCAGTAA